tggGTATATGTGCGTGTGTAGTCAGCTTATACTAGATCTCACCGCGGCGTCGGCTCTTATCAAGAAAGGATCTTGTCGATCAAGTCCTGCCAGTAGGCTGGATCGAAATTCGGATTGTGAAGGCCGGCCGTAGTAGCGGTGATCGCCGCAGAGGCGTCGCTGAGGCTGCCAAATGCCATCGAGACTCCGCTCGTGGCTAGCGGAGCAAATGTGGAAGGTGGATGTGCTGCTGTCTTGCACGTTTGGCTGATCCCGGGCCCAGCAGAAACCTCGTCCAAGGGCTCGGCAAATAAATCGACCATTTCATGGGCCCAACCTTGTGCTTTACCAGGTTCGTATGTTCTGTAGGTTGTCGCATTTCGATCAGTGCCATCTGTGCAGCTAGATCTCGCATCTGTTGCTGAGGAATGACTACCCAAGATTGGTGCGCTCCGGTCATAGCTCGAGAGATTCTGGCGAGAGTCGCTGGATAGGCCTCGTTGAAGCGAGAATGGCGTCGGACCCGCGCCAAGCATCTGTGGATCTACCCGTGGTTGTGTCTCGTCTgcttgtgcagcagcatAAGCAGAATCTGCTGCATAGACCCCCCTCGGCGATGAATCTGAAGCGTATCCAGCGATGAGGTCAAAGCTGGCGCCAGCAAATTTGAATCGTATTGGGGTCGTCGGGCCTGCTGAGGAGCTGCAGGGTCGTCACTAGTGGCGCGCATGGCTGTAGTCGAAGCTTGATCATTCGGCGATGAATCTGAAGCCGTATCCAGCGGTGAGGTCAAAGCTGGCGCCAGCAAATTTGAATCGTATTGGGGTCGTCGGGCCTGCGGAGGAGCTGCAGGGTCGCCACTAGTGGCACGCATGGCTGTAGTCGAAGCTTGATCATTCTGACGAGCAAAAGGGGGAACGGCGTTGTCGGATAGCTGCTCCTCAAGTCGAGAGAGGAACAAGGCGAGGACCTTGGCTTCCTTTCCACACATTTCATCGTCAGCGATAAAGCCTCTCtcgtgatattcgtgaAGATAGTATTCTAGATGAGACTTGAGCCTGGCCGCGTTGGATGCTCGGGGGTTCATGAGTAGGCCAAGTCCACAGATGAGCAGACCCTCGAACCAACTGTGCGTTCCGACTTGCACTCGCCAAACAAGCCTCGAGGCGGGGCATTGGATAGAGGTCCGCAGATCTCGAACACTGTCGCGCAGGATCTCTGCTTGGTGCAAAGCAGCTTCGAGACAGCGTTTGCGGCATTCTGCAAGTCTGGCACCACTCGCTGCGTCATTGGTTCGAATCATATAAGGTCGATGGAGTGCTATGCGAAGACCATCGATGTTGGAATTGATGAGATATCGATGTGTCAGCAAAAAGGAATGCACCGTGTCGAGCGACTTATCGCATCGGATTCCATCTTTAACCAGTTTCGCCTTGAAGTACCAAGGCAGAGCATTCTGGTACTCGACGATTTTTGAATCAAGCGCAAGAACACTTTCGATGCTTACAGGGCCATCAAGGCGCTGAGAGAGGACAGCGACTTGACCTTCCAATCTAGCCAAACCGTAGCGATAGAAGGTGAGGGTATACGTTGTTGGGGAGGGACTGGTTAGGCTAGTTTGTGCAAGTGGAAGACTCTCGAGCGGTAGATGCCAAGTGGCTTGATCGTCCAATTCCTGCGTGTCACAGAATAGCTCGTCAATCAAAGCTGGACGTCCTGTAGCGGCAGCCATGGAACGATCGATGCAGAAGATTGCGGCCCATGACCTTCGGCGAATTTCGACCTCCTCTTCCGAAAGTCCGAGCTTGGTTCCGTCTCGATGAAGGCCGATGCAAAATGCGGCTCGAATCGCTGAGGCGCCTGAAGCGAATGCTTCGCCATAGTGACGATCCACGGTGAGGAAATGACAGGAGAGGACCCATGCAAAAATGAGATCGAGATCCTCGCGACCCATAAAGGAGCTCATGAGCAATGCTCTTCGTGCAGCATAGTGGTACCTTCGGGCGATCTGTGACCtctgtgcttgctgatcAGGAAAGAGAACGTGGTGAACCGAGAGGGCTGCGATTGCACACACGCCGCACAAGACGGCAAAGATGTTGATGTTTTGGATCGTGATGGTGGGCTCGGACTGGAGAAAGTCGTCAAGAGACTTTCGCGTGCGCCTGTGTGGGAAGGGTTGATGCATCCAATTGATGTTGTCAAAGTAATGTTGGAGAAGAATGATGCAGTGATCTCGGCTGATGAGAGCATGAAGCAGCTCATACGAAGGAGGCAAGGAGGCGAGGGTCTTCCATGCTTGATCATTGCATCATCGAAATCGGACGTTGGTCGCGTTGTACGGATCGGAAGGTGGACGGCCTGGATCCGAGGTGGACTGCCTGGTAGACCGCCAAGAAGAGAGGTGATGTGACTCGTTGGACCGCCATTGTAGAGACCGGTCTCGGGACTGAGTCTGCCTTGGGGTTCGAGTTGATCGACAGTAGTTCCATTGGCTGCCAAGGTTGAAGCGGTTGCACTAGTCGATTGCGTTGGATTGTTGCGTGGTAGGGCAAGCTGAGATGTAGGCCAAGCGAGTCGATCCCTAGGAGCCGTGGTCGAGTGCAGGGCGTTCGAGGACGCATGCAATGACGCTGATTCGACGCGATGCAAGATTCTGGGAAGATAGTCTTCGAGAAGTCGTTCCAACCTGGACAGCCTGGACACTGATTCCGTGTTTGAGTCGGGATTGCTGTTGGAGGGTATGTAGTCCTTACATTTGTGTGCAATGTTGCGCGTCAGACAATGCTGACATGGCCTCTGTCGATTGCACTTTTGCTTGCGACGGTAGCACTCTGAGCAGGCATAGTGGATGCGATTGTACTTGGCATTCCCATTGGGGAACGCTAGAGGTTCCACTGAGCTAGAGgatgcttgctgctgctgctgctgctgcttggatGGGACATCAGATTCGGACGCTGGTGTGAGTAGCTTTCTCTTTCTTGGACTCATGGTGGCATGGCTCAAGGTTAGGAAAGGCTTGCTCAAGAAGCCTCCTTGCTATGTCTAACCAAAGAGACTGGCCAGGGCAAGGGGGTGGACACGAGAGTTGAGGATGGATAGAACTCAGAAGGCAAGGAGGCGTGATTGACAACAAGCGAGTGTAACAAATAAAGCAGCCTGCATCGGCGTTTTTagcagctgcaagctcgGAGCCTTACCCTTGCGAGATGGACAGCACTGGCACTAAATAAGCAGTAACTAgcaccactcaccactcgtgactcacgatttGCATCTGAGTCGATGCAGCGACTGAGACAAAACACGTGAGTCgccttcacgattgcaatCCGAGTCACGAAATCGTCCATCGTCCATCGTCCATCGTCCATCGTCAATGGTCAACCATCcaacgtgaatcacgaatgttgaATCCCAACGTGAAATCGTACTGTTGATCACCAACGTccaacagtcacgagtcacgaatcgtgcatgGAATCACGTTGACGATTGTTTGCCGAACATTCGGAACTCGTACATTTAATTCACCACTAGTTACGGAGAACCACGGAATCAGAAGCACAAAGGTGGAGCACAAAGGTGGAAGCAAACCAAAAATTCCGGGGAATTCGTGAGTCGCGATTCACACTTTATGAAATTTAATAGCCACTTTAACCACACAGTGAACAGACTCTACTCATCAAGTACGGTACCAACGAGGGAAACGAACcgaagcgatgctgcgacgtcgagcattcatgattccCAAATGCACCACAATGGTTCACTCGAACCCATGTCGATCGATTGCGATAATCTCGGACGACTAGATGGGTTCTATGCGTTCTTCGAGTTGATGCTACAAGGCGGCCAGTTTCGGCTGTTTCCGACACTGCTTGTCACTGGCTTTGCGCCAAAATTGTCGTTTTGCTCGGATCTGTTCGGAGGGGTCAGTAAAAAAATGCCCTTGGAACGTATGACGACGCGAGCACGTCCGACAACGCACGCCTACAGAACTGTACAGTATCTAGCTGTTTTGCGCTATACTGTACATCCATGCGCCTAAGGTCACGCAATGGAAGTAGCTATGGATGTATGTTTCCAGTCATGGTGAAACCTTCCGGAGATTTCGCCGCTGGCTGTGTGACTTGGTTTCCGGCTGCTTGTCATCGCTTCAAAGCGTTTGGATCGACATGTGTTTGCTGAGCCTTGGAGCTGACGGGCATCACAGACTCACAGACAAGCAATCAAGCAAGCaggcaagcaagcaagcaagcaagaaagCAAGAAAGCAAGAAAGCACGCAAGCAAGAAAGCACGCAAGCTAGCTTTATTGGATATAAGAAGCCTCCTCTTGCTTCTCATAGGATCACTCACTCCTTCAGACCACATCTCTCTTGCCTTGCCTTTATCGCTATCCAGTAACCATGGTTCAAAAGTTCAGCGCTGTATGGCTCACTCTCCTCGCATGCGCTTTGGCTGTCCACGCCCTCGAACCCACGCCGGCTCCCATTGCCAAGAGGCAACGTAAGTAGAAGTTTTACCCTCCCAATTAACTCAACCAACATAAACCTGACTTTTCGTCATGCCTATCTCATCTCGTTCATCTCAACAGTCAACTTCCCCAGCTTCAGTGATCCTGGTATCGACTACGAGAATCCTTATCAGCTTTCGACCTACTACGATGGCGTGTTTTCTTCCCTCGCGTCTCAGTATCCCAACTATGGACCACAAATGAGGAGTGCGCAAGCGAGTGTCTACTCTTACCTCGGCATTATTAGTAGTGAATACTACCGTACCGCAACCGTTTCGCCTAATGCAGCAGCCACGCCAAGCAGAGGCTCCTCGGGCGGTAGTGGTGGCCAATCCACCGGTGCAGGACTAGGTGGTGCATCcggctctggctctggctctggctcgtCCTCGGGCTCCAGCTCTGGTTCAGGTCTTGGGTCTTCGTCGAATGCTGGTTCAGGACAAAACCCTGGTTCCGGTTCTGGTATGAGCTCTGGAACTACCTCCAGCGGCTCTGGCTCcagctctggctctggctccaACAATGGCTCTGGCTCCAACAATGGCTCTGGTTCCGGTGGTTCGAGGAACGATGCAAGTGGCACGCTGGCTTGCCAGCCTCTTCTCTTGACTCTTACCGCAGTGAGCTTCGCTCTCCTAGCTGGAACCCTCGTAGTTTAGCCAGGtcagctcggcttgccGCCACAGCACAACCTGGCTTGTAGCTATCCAAGTAATTTCGAGCACTTTGCCCTTTCTGTCAACTAGTCCAAACATACATTCTACCAACATTCTTACTATCGAGTAGTTCCATCCTTGTTCTACTTCCAAGCTATTCACTTTCACAACGCCCGAATGACTTTTTTCTCGTGTTCAGAATCAATAAGTGAAGCCGACCTGAACGGTATCAGAGACTGTTGAGTGTTACATCAACGCTTACACTGTGTCGCTTTCCCACTATAACTTCTTGGTCAGAACGGTTGTCGAGGAGACGGCGCAgaatgaatcgtgaacgtgTCTTGTCTGATGGCTTTCGCCATTACATTTTTCGGAAACAACCGAAAGGCAACATGTCTCGGATATTACCACCGTAACCTCCTGGTTGTCTTCGATTGGCTTCGCGTTTTTTCGGCGCAGTTATTGTTTTTTCTGTGTCCAACACAGACGGAAACGGCATGGAAACGGTGCGTCACATCACGATCGTAGCCCTGCCTTCTACGAAGTCAATGCTTTTCTAGCTCCTCGCGATCAAAGCTCGCTAGATCCTGTTTGGAGTCCAAACCCTGTCCAGCCTGCTCGGCTCTCCGTTTCTTGTACCCGGAGCCTAACTTCCGTTGCAAAGATACACAAAGAGCTTACGATCCACAAATGTCAATTAGAGTGCAGTGCAGAATAGCTAGGCAGGGGAAGGATATATGGGTTTTTTTTGTTGATTGACGCTAAGGAGCGTTAGGGAGACATGGCATGCTCGAGGGTTACCTCTGACCAGCATCCACAATATCCATGGAAACATGAGAAGCAACCATGCTTTCCCCGCATCCGAGGGCTGTCACTGGTACTCtggctttgctgcttgctcatctTTCTCCTTTGCCTCTTGTTCAACTTCCTACATTCCAATGTGAAACGAGTTTGAGCTTCCACAGAAAGAAGACGTGTAATAGCAGGTTCTGCAACTCCATAAAAGTGCCAGACGGTCAACTCTTTCCTTTACTTAAGAAGTAGGGAGGAGAAGGACTTGTCCGACTACCAACAACAACTTCCACAGCGGTCAGTTAGCCTGTCTAATAGCCTTGGATCCACCATGACCAGCGACGGCTACGGCTCCCAAGAGCATTTGCGTCGTCGCATTGCCCAGCGAAACAGCAGAAACCTCGACTCAACCTCAGATGCTCAGTATTATCAACCAGGCCAGCCAGTCGGTTTCCTTCGTGCTCGAGGAACAGCCTACGAGAAAAAGTATCTCTCGAGGAAGCtgggctgctgctgcctctgtATCGCTCCGGTTACTCTTCTCATTGTTTTGGCACTTACCTTTTTCCCAATCCTCTATGCGCTTGCCAACCATACACTTCACACCGCAGTACTGCATGTGTATCAATCCAACATTACCTCTCCCGGCAACAATTCATTCCCCATCACACTCGAAGGCCAAGTCAAGAAGGTCGGCATCTTCCCAGCACGCCTGTACTTTCGTGAGCCCGTCCAAGTATGGTGGGTgccaccgcctcgtccaGGCGAAAAAGCCTCACCCCAGACATTGAAAGAGGTGCACCTCGGTCAAATGAGATTTGACTCTATCGGTGCCGCAGCAGGCCATGCAAGAATCAAACAGGTATGCTCGAACTCTTTGCCCCCCAGAGACATGACCGCCAACTGAACAAGTATACATGTAACCCTTTTTTTGGGAACAGGCAACCACATTTGACATCCATGATGTCGAGGCCTTTGGTGAATTTGCAAAGTTTCTCATCACAAAGCCTGAGTTTACCTGGAAGATCaactgcagcagcgtccaTGCTGAAGCATTTGGCTTCCTACCCACCTACAAAAATTTGGTCTTCAACAAgcatgtcgtcgtcaaagGATTCAACAATTTTGAAGATGTTCAAGTGCTCGACTTTCAGCTACCAGGTAGCGATCCCCGAGGCGGCGCTTCCTTTGCAGCTACCGTTTCGCTTTCCAATCCTTCCCCATTTGGATTTCAGTTAGGAACGCTCTCAGTGGATCTGTTCTACAAGGGCATGTATCTTGGCCCCGCAAGCACCACCAATCTCAATGTTACCGCTGGGCTCAATGTTGCAACTCTCAACGGCAGGGTTCTTCCACAAAATGACAATGCCACtgctctcgagctgctAGGCCAACTATTCACAGGATACATCAATGGCCACGCTGTTCCTACAATTGCTCGTGGGGTTTCGGCTACTCAGAACAATGGCGAGTCGGTTGGCTGGCTAAGTCAAGGAATCAGTGCTCTCGAGCTAGGTGTCCCTTTGAAATCGCCCGTACCCATCAACCCCATCAAAGGACTCAACATTGTCACTCTGTCTCTTGTCTACACACCGGAAACTGCTTATTCGCCTACTGCCTACTCGAGCGCAATTTCGGCCGATCTTGTACTTCCTTTCGGCATCCCTCTGTCAATTGTCAATGCCGCAAATACATTCACCATCCTTTATGATGGCGTTCAGGTGGCTACCATCAATTCAGCCTATTCGAATTCTACAACGCAGCTCACAGTCATCAACTCTGGAAACGCAGCTGGTACCGTCAACTTGACTTTGCCCCCTTCCCAGTTGACGTTGGCAAACAATACCCAAGCCGCTCGTaccgagcttgagcgctttCAGTCCTACCTTACACTCACCAACGGCACTGCGGTTCGTCTACAGGGAGCTTCCAAAGCTATCACCGATACTCCCATGGGACGTGTCGTTCTCGACGGGATCGTCTTTGACGTTAACAGCGGCCTGCTTGGACTGCAGGGGCTTGCGGCTTACCCGTCGGTGATAAATCAAGTAGATGCGACGGGCGGAACTCGACAAGGTATCAGCCTCTTGGTCTCTGCAACATTGATCAATCCTTCTAACCTGAATCTGTCTTTGGGAGACATCTCCTTTCAAATGGTGAATCATGATGTCATCGGAATTGCTACTATCCCCAACCTCAACTTGATGCCTGGTCGCAATGACATCAATGCAACGGCCATCTTTGACGCCAACGCAAGTCCACGTGGCCTTGAAACTCTTAATCGCTTCATCTCGGGCCAAGACACAAGTATTGAGATCAACGGGTTTTCAGGCTCCACCAACATCGCATCTCTCCTCCCAGCTCTTTCTCTAATCAGGCTCAACACAACATTACCAGGATTAAAGACAACTCTAATCAGCAATGCCAACCTCACCGTTTTGGAAACGACAGGTGTTTCAGACAACATTGCCAACGCCACTGTCTTCCTTTCCAATCCTTTCACAACGTCGCTGACCATCACCCAAATTCGGTCCAACGTTACATCCCACGGCATCTATGTGGCCTCTATCGACACGCCGCTCAGCTTCGTAGCCACTGGACATGCAGTCACGCAGTCGCCACCCATCCCGCTGGGCCTCAATCTGTATCCTCCCGACTTGTTTGGTCTCGTGCGAGCTCTTGCGCTGCAGAGTGGACAGGATCCGATCTACATAGATGCTCTGGTTCAGCTTGGCGGCTACAGCATGACGCCCTCCACGGAGGCCAACTCTCGTCGTTCGCTTATGCAAGAGGCAGTCGGTGATGAGATGGCCGGATTGCTCGTAAACAAGTCAGAAGGCGAGTGGTCTCTGGGCTACTATCGAGAGGAGCCAACATCACTCTGGAAGCGCGACAACCTGTTCACGGGATTTGACCTGCCAAGCTACGTTGACCGTGCTTTTGGATCTGCTACTGCGAACTTGGAAATCGTTGCCGCTGCCTCAGTCGGCAATTATGAGACAACGTTTACCTTGGCACAACAGGACGTGCCACTAGGAACGGATGTGACGCTCAACAGACTGCTTCCTGTCCTTGCTCGACCAATTGTGCAAAAGATTGTAGATGGTGCTACTCTCAAGATCGACAGAGTTACCATCCTTGATCCTCAGCAACAGTCCTTCCAGACTGCTCTCCAAGGAACGATCACCGACACGGGTCCCTTTGATGCCACTCTAGAATTTGCTGAGGGATTGAACGTTACGTGGAACGGGCGTCTATTGGGTAAATTGGCAATGCCAAATGTCTCGTTCGTAGCAGATGTGGGAGCTACATTAGAGATCATGGCCCAATTTGTGGTTGCCGATGTTGACTACCTGACCGAGTTCACACGTTACATGGTCACAGAACGGAGCTTCGTGTGGAATATTGCTGGCGAGAATCTTCGCGTTGCGGCGCTTGGCATCGAAATTGACGGGATCTCCTTCTCCAAGAATGTGATTCTCAGCGCCTTTGATGGTCTTGTGAACAGCGTCATCATCAACTCCTTCGATCTACCCTCGAACGATCCAGCAGGTGGAATACACCTCACTGCAGCCGCAACGATCTACAATCCTTCGCAAGTCGGGGTTCAACTCTCTCGATTTGGGCTGAATCTAGCTCGCAACAATACGATCCTGGGTCCAGGATCCGTCGATGAACCATTTGTGCTGCAAGCATTGGCCGTGACCACGCTTCCTTTGGCAGGCAGACTGATACCTCAAACGACAGATCAGGGCCTGGCTGTACTGTCTGAAGTATTTCAGCGCTTCATCGACAACATTAACACGGATCTCACTGTCAGCGGTGACTATGCAGGTCCAGCGTCTGTCACTTGGCTTAACGAAGGAATCAAGGCTCTTGTCGTTCAGGTGTCCCTGCCATCTCAGAGCTTCACCGTACTGCGTACTATCTCCATCAACCAGATCGCGCTTTATTTCACCCAGGATACCGCTTGGAATCCATCTACCAGTTCGAACAATACGCAGGCAGAATTTTTCCTGCCGTTCGCTTTTCCTGTCGATATACAGCAGGGAGGCGGGAAGTTCATTGCCAACTATCAAAATCAAGACATGGCAGAGCTCGATATCCCACTGTCGCCCTCCATCACAGATGTCACTTTGCGCATAGTGACCCTCATGTTCACTAACATCCCCTTCGACGTTTATGCGCCAGGTCACAACGCTTTCTCACAATCCTTGACCGACACCACGGCAGGTACACAAGTCACCTTCAATCTGCATGGCAGAGCTAATACTAAGATCGACACTGCTGCGGGGCTTGTATCAATCAATCAAATTCCTTTCGATGTCAATACCAACTTGTTGGGCTTACAAAACCTGAATGCTCGCCCAGCGACCATTGCCAACCTGGACGTCTTTCACGGTTATCCCTCATACCTACAGATCAATGCCGATGCTACTCTCTTCAATCCGTCTCACGTCACAATTGGTGCTGGTGACGTTACCTTGGATGTCTTTTTCATGGACAGAAACATCGGTACGGCCGTAATCAATGGCCTGGTACTTGTTCCAGGTACTAACATTGTCCCGACGCAGGTTCACTACTCTCCGCAAGGTGCACTCAACGTTGCCGCCGGCCAGCAGCTGTTGGAAAACTATGTTCAGGGGATTGTTTCAAC
This Mycosarcoma maydis chromosome 11, whole genome shotgun sequence DNA region includes the following protein-coding sequences:
- a CDS encoding uncharacterized protein (related to Per-hexamer repeat protein 5); the encoded protein is MVQKFSAVWLTLLACALAVHALEPTPAPIAKRQLNFPSFSDPGIDYENPYQLSTYYDGVFSSLASQYPNYGPQMRSAQASVYSYLGIISSEYYRTATVSPNAAATPSRGSSGGSGGQSTGAGLGGASGSGSGSGSSSGSSSGSGLGSSSNAGSGQNPGSGSGMSSGTTSSGSGSSSGSGSNNGSGSNNGSGSGGSRNDASGTLACQPLLLTLTAVSFALLAGTLVV